Sequence from the Victivallis lenta genome:
GGCCTCCTCTCGCCGGCCACCCATTGGACTGATTTTCAGTTCCGAACGTCCCGAAAGCCCCGGAAACCCGGGGCTTCGTTTTTCAAACCGCCTGCCGGTTTTTTCCATGTGAAATTATAAGAATCGTACATTTTCCTGTTGACATTTGGATACCGGGGATATATTTGTAATGAAGTTGTAAAACAGGAATTCAAATTGAAACCGTTATCGATCGCGCACGGCGTGCATTGAAAGCCGGGCGTGCTCTTCTTCATACGCCATTCTGCCGTATCGACGCAGGAAAACAATCTCCGAAAATATGAAAAAGCGTCAATATAATCCTCAGCTCGCCCTTGTTTATTATTTCCGCGCTCCCACGCGATACAATTTCAGCCCGTTTGCAATTCAGCGAAATAAATTGTATGTGGAAATCCTGGTCAGCGGGGCAGCCAGCTATGAGGGAAAAGTATATCGACGCGGTACAGTATTCTGTCACACCCAGGGAGACATGACACTTCATGACTTTCCCAAGAACCAGCCTTATCGGGTTCTGCTGCTGCTGTTTGAGAATTATAACCGTAGAAAGTGGAATCTTCCCCATATCGGGCAGTGGCGTCACCTTGCTTCGCTGGATTCGTTTGTTCATGACGCATTGGAGGATTTTTATCTCAAGACGGACTCGGATTTGCTGTCCGAGTATCTTTTTACTTCATTGCGTCAGAACCTGCTGACTGTTCCGGATATGACGACGGATCGCAGAGCGGAATTGTCCAGGGAAATCTTTGTTGTAAGAGATAAGCTGGAACATCTGGATGAAGATATCAATTGGGAGGAGTTCTCATTGATTCGTGCTGGATACAGTCCCATTTATTTGAGAGCACTCTTCAAGGCACAGTTCAACATTTCTCCTTATCAATATCGGCTCCGTTACCGGATACAGACTGCGTGCAGACTGCTGGCTGAAAGTACGCTGACCATTCGTGAAATTTCAGGTGAAACCCGTTTCAGGAATCTGGAAACATTTTACCGCGCTTTTAAAAAGCAGACCGGCATGACTCCTGCGCAATATCGTCAGAAAAATTCCTTGCATTCATGAATCCTCCCGTCCGGACCGGGCTGGCCGGTTCCGGATGGTGTA
This genomic interval carries:
- a CDS encoding helix-turn-helix transcriptional regulator, encoding MKKRQYNPQLALVYYFRAPTRYNFSPFAIQRNKLYVEILVSGAASYEGKVYRRGTVFCHTQGDMTLHDFPKNQPYRVLLLLFENYNRRKWNLPHIGQWRHLASLDSFVHDALEDFYLKTDSDLLSEYLFTSLRQNLLTVPDMTTDRRAELSREIFVVRDKLEHLDEDINWEEFSLIRAGYSPIYLRALFKAQFNISPYQYRLRYRIQTACRLLAESTLTIREISGETRFRNLETFYRAFKKQTGMTPAQYRQKNSLHS